The nucleotide window AACCATGTCACATAGGTTAAGAATATTGTAAACAgaaggaatatatatatgtatatatatatacctgagaCTTGGCGAAAGATAGAAGTTCAGAAGGTGTGGCAGTTCCAGAAGGGCATTGCACATTCTTTCCGGAAGAAGCAAGGTAGTCTGAGTACACAGTCAATAGGAACGATGCGCCTGTTACAAACTGAAGGTTGTTCCACCTCTGCCGGAAAAGCAACCCTCCGGGTGTTCTCTGAACATTGCGGGTGCCCTTTCCTAAGCATGAGCACATAAAGTAGTCGGCCTTTTGCTGGTACCTCTCCAAGACTGATGAGTGATGACCAGCCTTTCCTTGAAGAAGGAACTGTCCATGTATAACAGTCAATAATCAATGGCAAATAGATGGAGGGCACTAAAGAAGATGCCTAAAATGACTGAAGTCATTGCATGGCCATACAAGGAGAATTACTTATCATCGATACCTTGGAAGCAAGGACCTGAACACCAGCATATTTAACATCCCAACCAAACTCAGTCATGCCCCAACCAGTTCCACCAAGTGCATCACCATTGTTGCTGAGGTAATCTAGGTAGTAATTGTCATTGGTAGCTTGATACAGCCACGCAGCAGCCCAGAGCAACTCATCCTAAACACCATGGCAATGCATTATGATTAATCAACATTGTCTACCAGTTAATGTAATGAGGCATAAGATGAGAACTCACAGCATATCCACTGATAGATTGGTAGTATTTCTGAGCCACTCTAATACTGCTGTCATACTTTCCCTTGTACTTATCCGCAAACTCAAAGAGCTGCAAATTTCAACAATAGTAACAATGGGATCATTAGTTAGTGGtatgattaattataattgTTTGCACAAATGATCTCAAAAGAATCAGTAAAGCCTCTTTCACCACCAAACCAAAGCTATGAACAAAATAGTACTGAAATTTTGTATGCTTTCAGTATAAATCTGGTTAGCATTATCTACACAAACAGCCCATTGGCAGTGAACCACTTAAGCAACCAGTGGAAgctatataaataacaaatatacgAGTAAGAGTGACGCAAGCACTACAACTCCTTATCTTTCTAGACTCACGCCCACTCCCCACTCTCTACATGACTGTTCACTGATTCTATGCAAGTAGAAGTAAAATGCCTGCACTCACAAAAAGAAAGGAGGCAACCTATCAACTGCTGGACTAAAAATATGAGTCACAAGAAACTAGGCAACAAAATCCTGCAACTCTTTAGACCATTGCACCCTGGTTCAGATAATCAGACAGGGAAGGATAACAGCAGAAACACAAGGGTAAATCTGTCTTTTCACAAGTGCAGGAACAAATGTGGGGTCCACAGAGAAGAGTGTATGTCCTCACCGACACAAGCAGACCATGTGACACTTAAaccaaaagaacacaaagcaTAAATAGCTGAACGTGCACTTGGGTCCCAACTATGCTCAAGTGGACCACAATGAAGATTTAGAGTAACAGTTGCAGCAATGATAAAGTTTCAGTAGAATGTTGTTATACCTGCTTGGCATGGTTGATCAATTGGTTGGAATAGGCCGGGTTGGATCGCCGGAAAACAATGGAAGCTGATGCCATTGCTGCAGCAGTCTCACCGGCAAGGTCTGAGCCGGGGTTGCTTGCATCGATCCGGTATGCTTGTCGATTTGTTGTCATGTCCTCCGGCCTCTGCCAGCAATAATGATCGGTGTTCCCATCGCCCACCTGCACCATTagaaatgatattaaaaatcttGATTGATAGTTTCTGTATCATTGAAAATTGGAAACCATGGTTTTGCAgctaataaattttattgttcatctttttgataaattttgagaaatatagCAACATGCAAACTTGTTTCAATTGGAGGAGCAAGGCAAAGGTAAGTTGTCATTGTCTGTGTGGCCAAGAACTCCACAAGCTGCTGATGTTGTTTCCATGCACTTTGGAAAGGTTAGCATCATTGGGTTCATATCATGGAGTTGTTAAACCATCAATTGGTGCCCAGATTAAGCAATTAGAGATCAAATATTGTTGGAAAATGCGGAACCAGCTCAAAATCAAACCAATTAAAGTTTTCTAGTaagataagaaaagaatttGAGCAAATATATTTGTTCAAGTTTGACTTATGTCTGTCTACCAACCACAATGAAAAATCATGTTTGAAAAGAATGGAACAGGCCCCTATTTTTTATACAAACAGCCAAAACAATCACAAACTATTTctaaataacattaaaaggacATAAACAAAGGACTTAACATCATCTTTTGCCACATAACATCATCAAACTGTTTGAAGACTAAAATCTACAGAATGaatactataatatttttttaactgaaTAAATAATAGCAAAAGAAAAGTAACAGAGAACTAAGAAATGCATAAAACACAAAGAAGCTTCATTTTCCAAAGAAAATGCAGTCAAACAGAAGGTAAAAAAAGCCCTAACATGTTAAACaggaaaaaaatatctttaGAATCAAACTCAGAGAAGGAATTTACCTCTCCATAGAGAACATCAGGTTCAGGATGAGCCTTAATAAGGTAATCAGTGCCCCACTTCACAGCCTCAATGGCATGCCCTAGCTCTCCACTTCCACCCATTTGCTTACCATATTCCAAAATGCTCCAAGACATCATGGTAATGGTGAAGGCCATTGGGAGCCCAAATTTCACATTATCCCCTGCATCATAATATCCTCCAACCAGATCCACCTGCTCACATAAACACCAAACAAAAACCACTAAAAATCACAACTTTAGAGTAAAAAACATACACAAATGAAATCTCTTCaccaaaaattaaactaataaaaaaaaacaggaaaTGAAAATGAACTCATTTTTATAAGATTAGAGAGGATTAGAAGTCATACCCCACTGGCCTTTCCATCCAAGAGTCCAGAGTTGCCTCTCCAGCCAACTCTCTGATCCTTGGGAAGGTACCCAGACCTCTGAGCCTCAAAGAAGAGAATGCTCTTACTCAGAGCCTTCCCATAATCATGCCcagcatcaacaacaacaaatgcCACCAAAACAAGCAACAAATGAAGCAAAACCACACCTTTACCACAACCCATCCTCAAATCACCACAAACAACACCCAAGATAGCAATGTAGTTGGGATTTATCAGCTAAAACTCCTGATAAACCCTCAACAATGGCTGAGAATTTTGGGTTGAGCTCTGTGAAGAGCAGCAGCAGGGGGTGCTGCTATATATGCAATAAAAGCCTGCAACTTTATTCAGTAAACCCCCTCAAACTCTTAAAATTTCGATTTAGATCCTTTGTCAgtcattgagaaaaaaaaacatatcatgtGTGGGCACTTCACAATTGTGCTTTTCCCTCTCTAAAAACAGTCGgtggcttatttttttaattttttaattttttttcttttttattgcaaattattattatttttatttttattttttaatgatttatggCAGTTTTCATTGATTTGAAGAGATTACAACTGAAAGCATTGATGGATGGGAGTTATTGCAAGCAGGTTAGGCAGTTGCAAGATGGGGGCCCACTAGATACTAAATGATCTGGACCGTTGATTGTTTTTGTAGAGGCTCATCCAATGGTTGGTTattatattaagagaaaaattaaaaaaatttattttaagtaaaGGCATGGGACTCTTTATTCTTGTCCTCTGTTTTTATTCAAGTTTGTGAATTCTTGGAACTCAAAAAGCTTTTTTTGGTGATAAGATTTGAACTTTGTTTTGTGTTTGGTGGTGATTGATTAGAGCAATTTAGGTATCTAGCAAAGTTTTtgtcaaattatttattattttttttacttgtttattgatagaatttaatttttaattttatatttataattggcatatttcatttaattaaaaaaaaaatcatgttgagGAAAAGTAGAATATTATTACACAAATGGAAAATAgttgtttaatttgaaaattagaattttataaGCATAA belongs to Dioscorea cayenensis subsp. rotundata cultivar TDr96_F1 chromosome 17, TDr96_F1_v2_PseudoChromosome.rev07_lg8_w22 25.fasta, whole genome shotgun sequence and includes:
- the LOC120280508 gene encoding endoglucanase 6-like; translation: MGCGKGVVLLHLLLVLVAFVVVDAGHDYGKALSKSILFFEAQRSGYLPKDQRVGWRGNSGLLDGKASGVDLVGGYYDAGDNVKFGLPMAFTITMMSWSILEYGKQMGGSGELGHAIEAVKWGTDYLIKAHPEPDVLYGEVGDGNTDHYCWQRPEDMTTNRQAYRIDASNPGSDLAGETAAAMASASIVFRRSNPAYSNQLINHAKQLFEFADKYKGKYDSSIRVAQKYYQSISGYADELLWAAAWLYQATNDNYYLDYLSNNGDALGGTGWGMTEFGWDVKYAGVQVLASKFLLQGKAGHHSSVLERYQQKADYFMCSCLGKGTRNVQRTPGGLLFRQRWNNLQFVTGASFLLTVYSDYLASSGKNVQCPSGTATPSELLSFAKSQVDYILGDNPRATSYMVGYGSTYPQQVHHRASSIVSIKVNPSFVSCRGGYQTWYSRKASDPNLLDGAIVGGPDAYDNFADERDNYEQTEPATYNNAPLLGVLARLNGGNGGFNQLLPVVVPAPNVPAKKEKPISLPQPQPKPMPSPAPVTKASSPFTIVQTATTSWNAKGKTYYRYSTIVTNKSAKTAKNINISISKLYGPIWGLSKAGNGYSVPTWLSSLPAGKSFEFVYIHSASPADIWVSEYTLV